The DNA sequence CGTCAATGGCCGGGCTGAGGTGATAGATGTTTTCAATCGCCCCATCCGGAACCTCTACGCCTCGGGAAACACCGCCGGCATTGGCGCCCCCGGGGCGCTGTACGGCGGTGGCGGTGGCACGCTCGGACCGGCCTTTACCTTTGCCTTTATAGCTGGCGAGCAGATCATAAAGCGCCAACCGTCAGAGCCAGTGTAGTGTCGTGTCCCTTTGCTTTGTTGGAATACGCCAGTGATTATCGCAACAATCTCACTGGCAGATTGCCGGAAGTCCCCTGTCTCACTGAACGCATCGTTGTCGAAGCCCTGGAGCATACAAAATGATGAGTATTGATCACACTGGGAAGTCCGTCATTGTCACGGGAGCGGGATCGGGTATCGGGCGCGCAAGTGCGCTGGCCTTTGCCGAGTGTGGCGCCTCCGTGGTCGTCAACGATATAAACGTGGATTTGGCGCGCGAAACGCTGAGCCTTGTCCAGGAGCAGGGTGGCACGGCCACGGTTTTCATGGCGGATATCACTGATCCGAAAAAAATTGACGAACTGGTGCTATTCGCCTGTGATACTTACGGCAAGCTCGATGTGATGTTCAATAATGCCGGTGGTTCCTTCCCGACCGCAATGCTGGACGTACCGCTCGAGGACTATCGTAATATCATGGCACTGAACATCGACTCGGTGTATTACGGCACCATGGCGGCCCTCAAGGTGATGGTGCCGCAGCGTAGTGGCATCATCCTGTCCACGACTTCGGGTGCTGGTATCAACGCCATGCCAGGTCTCGCCATTTACGGTATAGCCAAGGCAGGTGTGATTTCACTGATGAAGAGCGTGGCAACCGAGTACGGACGGCAGGGCATTCGAGCCAACAGTATTTCTCCTGGCGCCATGGAAACTCCCGGATTGGTGAACTGGCTGAAAACACTTCCGGGCGGGGTGCAAGGCTACAGCGATGCCCAACCCCAGGGACGCCTGGGACGACCAGAGGAAATTGCTGGTGCTGCTGTCTGCCTGGCTTCGGATCATGCGAGCTTTGTGAATGGCTCCATGCTGGCGGTGGATGGTGCGGTGCATTCCACGCTGTGGAATCCCCTCGCTGGTATGCTTTGAATTGATGAACTGACACTTTGGGGATAAGGAGTAGAAAAATGGATCTGGGGCTGAAGGGAAAGACCGCCGTTATCACCGGTGGCAGTGGCGGCATCGGGCAGGGCCTGGTGCTGGAGTTCGCGCGCGAGGGGCTCAATGTGATCAGTGCCTCCCGGGACGCCAAAACGGGTGAGGCGCTTGCCCGGAAAGCGCAAGAGAACGGCTACGAGGGCAAGGTGCTGGCGATTTCCACCGATGTCACCACACGCTCGTCGGTGGATGCCATGGTGGCGCGATGTAACGCTGAATTTGGCCCTGTAGACGTGCTGGTGAATAACGCCGGGGGTGTGGCCCATCCCTCGAACTTCGAGGAATTGGACGAGGAAGGCCGGAAATGGGAAATCGCCCTCAATATCGATGGTGTAGTGAATTGCTGCCAGGCGGTGGCGGGAGATATGCTGGGACGATCGACGGGATCAATTATCAATATCTCATCCAATTCGTCCCTTTTGGGAGAGGCGGCGGCCAATATCGTGCACTACGGCGGTGTCAAGGGCTTTGTCAATTCATTCAGCAAGGCGCTGGCCTGGGAATGGGCAAAAAAAGGCGTAAGGGTTAACAATGTTTGCCCCGGGTGGATCGTTCCGGAACATGAAGATAACGTAGGTGAAGGCAGTTTTTGGAATCGCTTTGGATTTGATTCCATAGGCAAGCCCGATGACATGAAGCGCGCGCTGGAAGATGGTTCACTTTGGAATATGAGTGGCTTGCCGATTCCCAGGCTGGGACGTCCGGAGGATATCGCCTATCTCTGTCTTTTTCTGGCCTCAGACGTATCCAGCTACATCACCGGACAGATGATCAGTGTCAGTGGTGGCGCATACATGCCCTGACACCGTGGTGTCGGTTATAGCTCGCTCCTGAAATATTGTAGCGACCCTCTGATTGCCACTGTTTGAACCGGCTCTGTGGATTGTGGAAAGCTTCTGGTGAACAATACCGATTCGCCTCTATGGAATCAAAACCCAAGGGGAAGTTTGGCAAGTACCCCTGAAATGTGAACGATAGCTGAGCCCGGGACAGGCCTTTGTTCCGGCTTTGTCAGGAACACTGTGGTGTACTCCACGACGTTTGACCAGCAGGCCTGCGCGGTGCATTCCGTGTTGACGGCGTGGTCACTGTACTGATAGTCATGACAGGAGATGAGCGCATGAAAATTTACACAACGGCCCCGCTGGAAGATCCGCGCGATGCCCGCACGATCTACAAGAAACTGGAAGATATCGGGTATGACGGAGGCTTTTCGTTTGAAGCCAAGCACGATCCATTCCTCACGCTGGCGGTTGCCTCGGAGCATACCGAAACGCTGCGATTGGGTACGGCGATAGCGATTGCCTTTGCCCGCAACCCGATGAATCTGGCAAATCTCGGCTACGATATGCAGTCCATCAGTGGAGGTCGTTTTGTCCTTGGCCTGGGCACACAGGTACGCCCACATATCGAAAAGCGATTCAGTTCCACCTGGTCAAAACCCGCGGCAAGGATGCGCGAAATCGTGCAGGCTATCCGGGCTATCTGGGATCACTGGGAAGGCAATAGCAAACTGGATTTCAAAGGGGAGTTCTACACCCACTCCATCATGATTCCCGCCTTTGATCCTGGTCCCAATCCCTACGGTCCGCCGCCCATTTTTACCGGTGGTTTTGGCCCCCTGATGACACAGGTGGCCGGGGAAGTATCTGATGGATTCATCGCTCACCCCTTCAGCACCCGCAAGTCCCTGCTGGAAAACAGTTTGCCGGCACTACGCAAAGGCCTGGAGATATCCGGAAGAAGCAGGGATAGCCTGGAAGTGATGTGTGCGACGCTGATTGTCACCGCTGATACCGAGGAGCAGTTCGAAGTCTCCAAGCTCGCGGCGAGAAAGCAGTTGGCTTTTTACGGCTCGACACCGGCCTATTTGCCAACGCTGCAATGCCACGGCTGGGAGGATGTGCACAAGGAGCTCAATGCCCTGTCCAAACTGGGTCGGTGGGATGATATGACCGGCCTGATCAACGACGAAATTCTGGAAGCCATCGCGGTGGTTGGACGCCGTGATGAAATAGCCACAAAGCTCACCGAGCGCCTGAGTGGCATTGCCGATAGTGTGAGCCTTACGCATAACCGCTGCCCGGATCCGGGTTACTGGGCGGACATTGTCCAGGAGCTAAGACGTATACGAAGCACGTAGGGGGGGGGCTAACGCTACCGGCCGCAACGTCGCGCAGCGATGATTTGAAATCCATGCCGTCACCGTTTAGGGTGGCGCGGATTCAATTGACATGCAGAACGTTACGGAGAACCTCCGATGGACCAACTGACCGATCAACTCTCGCCCGACAAGCTTCAGTCGTACCTGGATACCGCCGTTCAACTGACGCTGCAATACGCGCCGAAACTGCTGCTGGCGATAATCGTCCTTATCGTCGGCATGTGGATCATCAACCGCTTTGTCGCCGGGGTTGCGCTCGCGATGGAAAAGCGCAACGTCGAGCCGACCCTGGCGCGGTTCCTGCGCAGCCTGACCAATATCCTGTTCAAGGCGCTGCTGCTGATCAGCGTTGCCTCGATGGTTGGCGTCGAGACAACCTCCTTTGTCGCGGTGCTTGGGGCAGGCGGTCTTGCCATCGGCCTGGCGTTGCAGGGCAGCCTCGCCAATTTCGCCGGCGGCGTGCTGATCCTGC is a window from the Gammaproteobacteria bacterium genome containing:
- a CDS encoding SDR family oxidoreductase, with protein sequence MMSIDHTGKSVIVTGAGSGIGRASALAFAECGASVVVNDINVDLARETLSLVQEQGGTATVFMADITDPKKIDELVLFACDTYGKLDVMFNNAGGSFPTAMLDVPLEDYRNIMALNIDSVYYGTMAALKVMVPQRSGIILSTTSGAGINAMPGLAIYGIAKAGVISLMKSVATEYGRQGIRANSISPGAMETPGLVNWLKTLPGGVQGYSDAQPQGRLGRPEEIAGAAVCLASDHASFVNGSMLAVDGAVHSTLWNPLAGML
- a CDS encoding SDR family oxidoreductase → MDLGLKGKTAVITGGSGGIGQGLVLEFAREGLNVISASRDAKTGEALARKAQENGYEGKVLAISTDVTTRSSVDAMVARCNAEFGPVDVLVNNAGGVAHPSNFEELDEEGRKWEIALNIDGVVNCCQAVAGDMLGRSTGSIINISSNSSLLGEAAANIVHYGGVKGFVNSFSKALAWEWAKKGVRVNNVCPGWIVPEHEDNVGEGSFWNRFGFDSIGKPDDMKRALEDGSLWNMSGLPIPRLGRPEDIAYLCLFLASDVSSYITGQMISVSGGAYMP
- a CDS encoding TIGR03617 family F420-dependent LLM class oxidoreductase, yielding MKIYTTAPLEDPRDARTIYKKLEDIGYDGGFSFEAKHDPFLTLAVASEHTETLRLGTAIAIAFARNPMNLANLGYDMQSISGGRFVLGLGTQVRPHIEKRFSSTWSKPAARMREIVQAIRAIWDHWEGNSKLDFKGEFYTHSIMIPAFDPGPNPYGPPPIFTGGFGPLMTQVAGEVSDGFIAHPFSTRKSLLENSLPALRKGLEISGRSRDSLEVMCATLIVTADTEEQFEVSKLAARKQLAFYGSTPAYLPTLQCHGWEDVHKELNALSKLGRWDDMTGLINDEILEAIAVVGRRDEIATKLTERLSGIADSVSLTHNRCPDPGYWADIVQELRRIRST